The Rhodothermales bacterium DNA segment GCCCCGATACGGTCGCGGTCGATGTCGTCCGTCGCTTCATCGGGCGTCGATCCCGAGGCATTCAGCTCCAGGAAGAGCGACGCGCGGGGCGAGAGGGCGTAGTCGACGCCGAGGCCAAAGAGCGGCCCCCAGCCCGGTTCGTCGAGCGGGTGGTCGCCGCCGATGGCGACGCTGCCGCCGGCCTGGATGTACGGCGTGAACTTCGCCGTTTCTCCGCCGAACTTGTACCGGAGGATCGCCTGGATCGACGAACGCGTCGTGTTGGCGCCCACGCGGGGGAAATTCGTCGTCAGCACCGGGCGGATTACGTCGCCGTAGTCGGCATACTCATACAGGCCGCTCAGGCTGAACTTAGGCGAGAACTGGTAACCCAGTTCCCCGAGCACATTCCAGCCGCCTGTTGTCACGGAAGCATTGTTATCGCCGATATAGTTCGCATATCCCGCGCTTGGCCGAAAGAAGAGCGTGTTGGACGGACGGACGACCAGCTGGCCGTAACTCTCGCCGGCGAGGCCGATGACCAGCGCGATCGCGATCAAGGATTTGGTAAGGGCTCCTTGCATGATATTTTCCGATTGGTGATTGAGTATCGAACCCGGGACGCTCGATTTCGAACGCGCCGGCGGGTTTCGACAAGCCATGCGTCACCAGGGTCGCTGTGTGCACGTGCCTATCACAACTTGCCGCCGCAATCGCCCAGGTGTTGGCCGATTGCCGGGCAAATTCTCCCACATAACGCGGCTACTCCGTTTTTGTTACCGCAATATCCTAAAGTAGTACATTATGATGCAAGTCCATCCTGACGCCGCGCAACGGAATCCGCCGATCACGAGCGGGCCGGTGGGGGGCCGAATAAAAAAAAGACGCAAAAAGTCGAAGCCTTTTGCGCCTGATGGAAGTCAGTGCGAAGCGTCATTCCCCCGAGCGTTCAGAGCTCGAGAACGCTGTTTTCGCAGAAGAACGGATTGGTGACGTAGCGATCCGCCTTATCGTCGTTACGCCAGTGCACACTGTCGATTACGTAGCGAAATTCGTGCGTTTCGCCTGGTTTGAAGGTGATCGACTTGCTCCAGGACCCTTTCTTCGGGTCGAGCTGCATCAGATCTTTCTCCGGATTCCAGTCGTTGAAATCGCCAACGACGGCTACGCGTTCGGCGGCCGCATCGGCCGGCAGTTCGAAGGTCACGCGGATGGTCTTGCCTTTCGGGCTCTGTTTCTTGTCTACCATATCATCGAGTCGTTTATTTCTCAGGAAATAGCTGGTTTATCTCCTGAACGAATGAGTTATGTTGCGGTTTTTCCATGAAAGCGCTTTGCTCCGAATCTTAACAGAAAATTAAGCATCTCGGGGCGTATCGTGGCTCCGCCATAGGGACGCTGTCCAATAAACGTTCCGATCTACCGCCCGACGCCGCCGGCGAACCGGGCTCATTCGCCTCCCCCTTTCAATCGCATGAATATCTGCTTTGCCACCAGCGAATGCGTCCCTTTTGTCAAAACCGGCGGTCTCGCCGATGTCTGCGGCGCGCTTCCACGGGCGCTCGATAGGCTGGGCTGCAACGTCAAACTTTTCCTCCCCCTGTACCAATCGATTCGCACGATGGACCACGGCCTCACCTATGCGAGCGACCTCGGCGAGATGATCGTACGCGTGGGCATGCAGGATGTCGGCTTTCATACGTGGCATGGTACGATCCCGGATTCGAACGTGGATGTATACCTCATCGACTGCCCCCGCTACTTCCATCGTCCTACGCCCTACACGTCGGATCCAGACGAAGACGAGCGCTTCATCCTCTTTCAGTATGCCATCTTCTCCGTCCTCCAGCGATACGCCTGGGCGCCGGATGTCTTCCATTGCAACGACTGGCAAACCGGGCTCATCCCGGCCATCATTCGGCTGAACTACGAGTGGGACGACCTATTCCGGCCGGCCGCCAGTGTCATGGCGATCCACAACATCGGCTACCAGGGACGGTTCAACCCGCTCACATTACTCAAGGCCCGCCTCCCCCAGGAGCACTATTATCCCACCGGACCCTTCGAACTCTTTGGCTCGTTTTCCTTTCTAAAATCAGGCCTCGTATTCGCCGATCTCCTGGTGACCGTCAGCGAAAACTACGCCCGCGAAATCCAGACTTCCGAATTCGGGGAAGGGCTCCAGGGATTACTCGCCTCTCGCCGGGGTGAACTGTATGGCATTCTGAACGGCATCGATGTCGACGTCTGGAATCCGGCCATCGACCCGTATCTCACCGACCATTTCTCGGCCGATGACATAGAGGGAAAGGCGCTCAACAAACAACAGCTCCTGGCCTCCTTTGGCCTCCCGTACCGCGAAGACACACCGGTCGTGGGAATCGTCTCGCGCTTCGCCGACCAGAAGGGCTTCGAGTTGCTCCATCCCATGATGGAGCCGTTCCTCCGAGCGCACGACGTACAGTTCGTCGTTCTCGGCAGCGGCGAACCCCGCCACGAGCGATTTTTCTCCTGGCTCCAGGCGACATTTCCCACCCGGGTCGGCGTGTATATCGGCTACAACGAGCGTCTGTCCCACCTCATCGAAGCCGGCAGCGACCTCTTCCTCATGCCCTCCCGCTATGAGC contains these protein-coding regions:
- a CDS encoding isoamylase early set domain-containing protein: MVDKKQSPKGKTIRVTFELPADAAAERVAVVGDFNDWNPEKDLMQLDPKKGSWSKSITFKPGETHEFRYVIDSVHWRNDDKADRYVTNPFFCENSVLEL
- the glgA gene encoding glycogen synthase GlgA, yielding MNICFATSECVPFVKTGGLADVCGALPRALDRLGCNVKLFLPLYQSIRTMDHGLTYASDLGEMIVRVGMQDVGFHTWHGTIPDSNVDVYLIDCPRYFHRPTPYTSDPDEDERFILFQYAIFSVLQRYAWAPDVFHCNDWQTGLIPAIIRLNYEWDDLFRPAASVMAIHNIGYQGRFNPLTLLKARLPQEHYYPTGPFELFGSFSFLKSGLVFADLLVTVSENYAREIQTSEFGEGLQGLLASRRGELYGILNGIDVDVWNPAIDPYLTDHFSADDIEGKALNKQQLLASFGLPYREDTPVVGIVSRFADQKGFELLHPMMEPFLRAHDVQFVVLGSGEPRHERFFSWLQATFPTRVGVYIGYNERLSHLIEAGSDLFLMPSRYEPCGLNQMYSLVYGTVPVVRYTGGLADTVRDSDGEPATGNGFTFDWFTSESVYDSLVRALEAYRTPERWRTIMKRGMNADFSWEASARKYLALYEKAVDTRRMHTLK